The following coding sequences lie in one Mycobacterium sp. Z3061 genomic window:
- a CDS encoding metalloregulator ArsR/SmtB family transcription factor — MTSPSTPTAADDELAGHHEHSADGVAAHPAYPTPPPREILDAAGELLRALAAPVRIAIVLQLRESQRCVHELVDALGVPQPLVSQHLKILKAAGVVSGERSGREVMYRLADHHLAHIVVDAVAHAGEDAP, encoded by the coding sequence GTGACATCGCCGTCGACCCCTACCGCCGCTGATGACGAACTGGCCGGTCATCACGAGCACAGCGCTGACGGCGTCGCTGCGCACCCCGCGTACCCGACGCCACCGCCGCGCGAGATTCTGGACGCCGCCGGTGAGTTGCTGCGTGCGCTGGCCGCGCCGGTGCGCATCGCGATCGTGCTGCAGTTGCGCGAGTCCCAGCGCTGCGTGCACGAACTGGTCGACGCGTTGGGGGTGCCGCAGCCGTTGGTCAGTCAGCATCTGAAGATCCTGAAGGCGGCCGGGGTGGTTTCCGGGGAGCGGTCCGGCCGTGAGGTGATGTACCGGCTTGCCGACCATCACCTGGCCCACATCGTGGTCGACGCGGTGGCCCATGCGGGTGAGGACGCGCCGTGA
- a CDS encoding decaprenyl diphosphate synthase, whose protein sequence is MAKKADRLKSSDFPQLPPAPDDYPVFPDTSTWPVVFPDLPPAPGGGPRRPPQHISKAVAPRIPAAQLPNHVAIVMDGNGRWATQRGLRRTEGHKMGEAVVIDIACGAVEIGIKWLSLYAFSTENWKRSAEEVKFLMGFNRDVVRRRRDILNQMGVKIRWVGSAPRLWRSVINELAVAEEVTKNNDVITINYCVNYGGRTEIAEAARRIAVEAAAGRLNPERVNESTISRHMQRPDIPDVDLFLRTSGEHRSSNFMLWQAAYAEYVFQDKLWPDYDRRDLWAACEEYASRNRRFGSA, encoded by the coding sequence GTGGCTAAAAAGGCCGACCGACTGAAGTCCTCTGACTTCCCGCAGCTACCCCCGGCACCCGACGACTACCCGGTCTTCCCCGACACGTCGACCTGGCCCGTGGTCTTCCCCGACCTGCCGCCGGCACCGGGCGGGGGACCGCGCCGGCCTCCGCAGCACATATCGAAGGCGGTCGCACCGCGCATCCCGGCCGCTCAGCTGCCCAATCACGTCGCCATAGTGATGGACGGCAACGGCCGCTGGGCCACCCAGCGCGGCCTGCGCCGCACCGAGGGGCACAAGATGGGCGAAGCGGTGGTGATTGACATCGCTTGTGGCGCAGTCGAAATCGGGATCAAATGGCTGAGCCTGTATGCCTTCTCCACGGAGAACTGGAAGCGGTCGGCCGAAGAGGTCAAGTTCTTGATGGGCTTCAACCGTGACGTGGTGCGGCGACGGCGCGACATCCTGAACCAGATGGGCGTCAAGATCCGTTGGGTGGGCTCCGCGCCGCGACTGTGGCGCAGCGTCATCAACGAACTGGCCGTCGCGGAGGAAGTAACGAAGAACAACGACGTCATCACCATCAATTACTGCGTCAACTACGGGGGCCGCACGGAAATCGCGGAGGCCGCCCGGAGAATCGCCGTCGAGGCCGCGGCCGGCCGGCTCAACCCGGAGCGTGTCAACGAGTCGACGATCTCCCGTCACATGCAGCGACCGGACATCCCCGATGTGGACCTGTTCCTGCGGACGTCGGGCGAGCACCGGTCCAGCAACTTCATGCTGTGGCAGGCCGCCTACGCCGAATACGTCTTCCAGGACAAGCTGTGGCCCGACTACGACCGGCGCGATCTGTGGGCGGCCTGCGAGGAGTACGCGTCGCGCAACCGACGGTTTGGGAGCGCCTGA
- a CDS encoding PPE family protein: protein MILDFAWLPPEINSLRIFSGAGPGPLHAAAAAWESLAADLAASASSFNSVIVGLTSGPWAGPASAAMAAAALPYVDWMSAAAGQADAAGLQARAAASAFEGALTGTVHPAVVEANRISLMTLIATNFLGLNTPAIFANEFDYVEMWAQDVAAMLGYHGGATAVAESLTPFSLPPMDLAGLAANVGAQFTGLATSASAAVSPALQGVVAAAPGMVAGVQSAAAALPIQSLSSVAQLGAMPASMLIGPLMQAGTSASSTAGLAGASTAAGLVDAPKFVGDVNPMKGLGGGGAALGGGMSAGLGNARLVGSMSVPPTWQGSVPKGMATGAMSGLGANAAEMAQAAGAAGMGAGGGMPMMPMPMGAGGAGGGMPGGMLGRGGASPHVVQNRPSVIPRTGVG, encoded by the coding sequence ATGATTTTGGACTTTGCGTGGTTGCCGCCGGAGATCAACTCTTTGCGGATTTTCAGCGGAGCCGGACCGGGTCCCCTACACGCGGCGGCGGCAGCCTGGGAGAGCCTGGCGGCGGATCTGGCGGCGTCAGCGTCGTCGTTCAACTCGGTGATCGTGGGTCTCACCAGCGGACCGTGGGCGGGACCGGCATCGGCGGCGATGGCGGCCGCGGCGTTGCCGTATGTGGACTGGATGTCGGCTGCGGCCGGCCAGGCGGACGCGGCGGGGTTGCAGGCGCGTGCGGCAGCATCGGCGTTCGAGGGTGCGTTGACGGGGACGGTCCACCCGGCGGTGGTGGAGGCCAACCGGATCTCGCTGATGACGTTGATCGCGACGAACTTCCTGGGGCTGAACACCCCGGCGATTTTCGCCAATGAGTTCGACTACGTGGAGATGTGGGCCCAGGATGTGGCCGCGATGCTCGGGTATCACGGCGGTGCGACCGCGGTGGCCGAGAGCCTGACTCCGTTCTCTCTTCCGCCGATGGACCTGGCCGGCCTGGCCGCCAACGTCGGTGCTCAGTTCACCGGGCTGGCGACCTCGGCTTCGGCCGCGGTGAGCCCGGCGCTGCAAGGTGTGGTGGCGGCGGCTCCCGGGATGGTGGCGGGTGTGCAGTCGGCCGCGGCGGCGTTACCGATCCAGTCGCTCTCGTCGGTGGCACAGCTGGGTGCCATGCCCGCCAGCATGCTGATCGGTCCGCTGATGCAGGCGGGTACCTCGGCTTCCAGCACGGCCGGACTGGCCGGTGCGTCGACGGCCGCCGGGCTGGTGGACGCGCCGAAGTTCGTCGGTGACGTCAATCCGATGAAGGGTCTGGGTGGCGGCGGGGCCGCTCTCGGTGGCGGGATGTCGGCCGGCCTGGGCAACGCTCGTTTGGTCGGCTCGATGTCGGTGCCGCCGACCTGGCAGGGTTCGGTTCCCAAGGGAATGGCCACCGGCGCGATGTCGGGGCTGGGCGCAAACGCCGCCGAGATGGCGCAGGCCGCTGGAGCCGCGGGCATGGGCGCCGGCGGCGGCATGCCGATGATGCCGATGCCGATGGGCGCCGGCGGTGCCGGAGGGGGTATGCCCGGCGGCATGCTGGGCCGCGGCGGCGCAAGTCCGCACGTGGTGCAGAACCGGCCGAGCGTGATCCCGCGGACCGGCGTCGGATAA
- a CDS encoding glycine--tRNA ligase codes for MPSPRKGAHTPVASVIETVVNLAKRRGFVFPSGEIYGGTKSAWDYGPLGVELKENIKRQWWRSVVTGRDDVVGLDSSIILPREVWVASGHVEVFNDPLVECLNCHKRHRQDHMQEAYAAKKGGDPDSVPMSEIVCPDCGTKGQWTEPREFNMMLKTYLGPIETEEGLHYLRPETAQGIFVNFANVMTTSRKKPPFGIGQIGKSFRNEITPGNFIFRTREFEQMEMEFFVEPSTAKEWHQYWIDTRRQWYVDLGIDPENLRLYEHPKEKLSHYSDRTVDIEYKFGFQGNPWGELEGVANRTDFDLSTHSKHSGTELSFFDQATDTRYTPYVIEPAAGLTRSFMAFLIDAYTEDEAPNAKGGVDKRAVLRLDTRLAPVKAAVLPLSRHADLSPKARDLAAELRKSWNIEFDDAGAIGRRYRRQDEIGTPYCVTLDFDSLEDNAVTVRERDAMTQERVGIDNVADYLAVRLKGG; via the coding sequence CTGCCGAGTCCCCGGAAGGGAGCGCACACCCCCGTGGCGTCCGTTATCGAAACCGTAGTCAACCTGGCCAAGCGGCGCGGCTTCGTCTTCCCCTCGGGAGAGATCTACGGGGGCACCAAGTCGGCTTGGGATTACGGCCCGCTGGGCGTGGAGCTGAAGGAGAACATCAAAAGGCAGTGGTGGCGCTCGGTCGTCACCGGCCGGGACGACGTCGTCGGGCTCGACTCCTCGATCATCCTGCCGCGCGAGGTGTGGGTCGCCTCCGGCCACGTCGAGGTCTTCAACGACCCGCTGGTGGAGTGCCTGAACTGCCACAAGCGGCATCGTCAGGACCATATGCAAGAGGCGTACGCGGCCAAAAAGGGCGGTGATCCCGATTCAGTGCCGATGTCTGAGATCGTGTGCCCGGATTGCGGTACCAAGGGCCAGTGGACCGAACCGCGCGAGTTCAACATGATGCTCAAGACGTACCTGGGCCCCATCGAGACCGAGGAAGGGCTGCACTATCTGCGCCCCGAAACCGCGCAGGGCATCTTCGTCAACTTCGCCAACGTGATGACGACCTCCCGGAAGAAACCGCCATTCGGTATCGGGCAGATCGGCAAGAGCTTCCGCAACGAGATCACCCCGGGCAACTTCATCTTCCGCACCCGTGAGTTCGAGCAGATGGAGATGGAGTTCTTCGTCGAGCCGTCCACCGCCAAGGAATGGCACCAGTACTGGATCGACACCCGGCGCCAGTGGTACGTCGACCTCGGCATCGATCCGGAGAACCTGCGACTGTACGAGCACCCCAAGGAGAAGTTGTCGCACTACTCCGACCGCACCGTCGACATCGAGTACAAGTTCGGCTTCCAGGGCAACCCGTGGGGTGAGCTGGAGGGCGTCGCAAACCGTACGGACTTCGACTTGTCCACGCACAGCAAGCATTCCGGAACAGAGCTGTCGTTTTTCGACCAGGCCACCGACACTCGCTACACGCCGTATGTCATCGAACCCGCGGCGGGCCTGACCCGGTCGTTCATGGCGTTCCTGATCGATGCCTACACCGAGGACGAGGCGCCGAACGCCAAGGGTGGCGTGGACAAGCGTGCGGTGCTGCGACTGGACACCCGGCTGGCGCCGGTCAAGGCGGCGGTGCTGCCACTGTCCCGCCATGCCGACCTGAGTCCGAAGGCCCGCGACCTGGCCGCCGAGCTACGCAAATCCTGGAACATCGAGTTCGACGACGCCGGAGCGATCGGCCGGCGCTACCGGCGCCAGGACGAGATCGGCACGCCCTACTGCGTGACGTTGGACTTCGACTCGCTCGAGGACAACGCCGTGACGGTGCGCGAGCGCGACGCCATGACGCAGGAGCGGGTGGGGATCGACAATGTCGCCGACTATCTGGCTGTGCGGCTCAAGGGCGGTTAA
- a CDS encoding WXG100 family type VII secretion target yields the protein MATRFMTDPHAMRAMAGRFETHAQTVEDEARRMWASSQNIAGAGWSGMAQATSLDTMGQMNQAFRNIVNMLHGVRDGLIRDANNYEQQEQASQQILSS from the coding sequence ATGGCAACTCGTTTTATGACCGACCCGCACGCTATGCGGGCCATGGCGGGCCGTTTCGAGACGCACGCCCAGACCGTTGAGGACGAGGCCCGTCGTATGTGGGCGTCCTCGCAGAACATCGCCGGCGCCGGCTGGAGCGGTATGGCTCAGGCGACCTCGCTGGACACGATGGGCCAGATGAACCAGGCCTTCCGCAACATTGTGAACATGCTGCACGGAGTGCGTGACGGACTGATCCGCGACGCGAACAACTACGAGCAGCAAGAGCAGGCTTCGCAGCAGATCCTCAGCAGCTAG
- a CDS encoding alpha/beta hydrolase family protein — MRKHKQHWTRRLTTAAIAAAALPGLLGITGTEPAARAAAPEFLQVPSAAMGHNITVEFQQGGAPAVYLLDGLRARDDRNGWDIETNAFDEYQGSGMSVVMPVGGRSSFYADWYGSANGATYKWETFLTSELPSFLAGKGVRSTRNAVVGVSMSGSSALILAAYHPGQFAYASALSAYLTPSSGNGPTLIKLAMNDEGGYNPEDMWGPSGGPGWQRHDPTVQAGRLAGNNTRLWVYSGNGTPSELGGGGGNLPGQIIEQVVLQSNVDFKNAYNAAGGHNATFNIDGSGQHAWGYWNAQLVAMKGDMQRTLGAGGGGSS, encoded by the coding sequence ATGCGCAAGCACAAACAACATTGGACCCGTCGACTGACCACCGCCGCGATCGCGGCCGCGGCGCTGCCCGGTCTGCTGGGTATCACCGGCACTGAACCGGCCGCGCGAGCGGCGGCGCCCGAATTTCTGCAGGTTCCCTCCGCGGCGATGGGCCACAACATCACCGTGGAGTTCCAGCAGGGCGGTGCGCCGGCGGTGTATCTGCTGGACGGCCTGCGTGCGCGCGACGACCGCAACGGCTGGGACATCGAGACGAACGCCTTCGACGAGTACCAGGGCTCGGGCATGTCGGTGGTCATGCCGGTCGGCGGCCGGTCCAGCTTCTACGCCGACTGGTACGGATCCGCCAACGGCGCCACCTACAAGTGGGAGACGTTCCTGACCAGCGAGTTGCCCAGCTTCCTGGCCGGCAAGGGCGTCCGGTCGACCCGCAACGCGGTGGTCGGTGTCTCGATGTCCGGATCGTCGGCATTGATTCTGGCGGCCTACCATCCGGGCCAGTTCGCTTACGCGAGTGCTTTGTCGGCGTACCTGACCCCCTCCAGCGGCAACGGGCCCACCCTGATCAAGTTGGCGATGAACGACGAAGGCGGCTACAACCCCGAAGACATGTGGGGACCGTCCGGCGGGCCGGGCTGGCAGCGTCACGACCCCACCGTCCAGGCCGGCCGGCTGGCCGGAAACAACACCCGCCTGTGGGTCTACAGCGGCAATGGCACACCGTCGGAACTGGGCGGGGGCGGCGGCAACCTGCCGGGCCAGATCATCGAGCAGGTGGTGCTACAGAGCAACGTCGACTTCAAGAACGCCTACAACGCCGCCGGCGGCCACAACGCCACCTTCAACATCGACGGCAGTGGGCAGCACGCCTGGGGTTACTGGAACGCGCAGTTGGTGGCTATGAAGGGCGACATGCAGCGCACCCTGGGCGCCGGGGGCGGCGGGTCGAGCTGA
- a CDS encoding TPM domain-containing protein has product MRIARLIGVFLTMVTVGLGGGLLVAPPAGAQPPFRLSEYLTDNAGVLGDADRAAVTAAVDRLYTDRHIRLWVVYVDNFSGQSAENWGQRTFRTSELGNYDALLAVSTGGRAYSFLVPNGMQGVTASQVDNLRHNEIEPALRNAQWGAAAIAAAEGLNQTTSSTSRYVLLAALGAIVLAVVILLFVMRRRARRRRAKAVAAARRVDPTDATALAAVPLDILDELSRSKVVEVDNAVRTSSNELALAIDEFGEARTAPFTQAVNKAKAALAQAFTVRQQLDDTTPETPAQRRELLTRVIVSAANADRELESETEAFEQLRDLVINAPSRLDALTQQYVELTARVDPGEQRLAELHREFGAAALTPVSGNVATAKERLEFADRNIGVARELAAHAVSGQQSRLVDAVRAAESALGQARSLLDAVDSAAGDIRQAVANLPSVLADIQTAIKRANEQLQNPQGNKSAHTGDLIAARDAAARALDSSGGDRGTADPLGAFARLSKADAELNQMLTLVAQEQANAERLRRSFEQALFTAESRVHAVSEYIDTRRGSIGPEARTRLAEAKRQLEAAHARKSSNLPEAIAYANGASTLAAQAQSLANADVQAAQRAYARRGDGDTGAMLGGIIIGDLLSGGLRGGFGGWSPTSFGGSSSTSGGSSGGGFMGGGGRF; this is encoded by the coding sequence ATGCGCATTGCTCGCCTGATCGGCGTGTTCCTGACGATGGTGACGGTGGGGCTGGGCGGGGGGCTGCTGGTGGCGCCCCCTGCCGGGGCACAGCCGCCGTTCCGGTTGTCTGAATACCTCACCGACAACGCGGGCGTCCTCGGCGATGCGGACCGCGCGGCCGTGACGGCCGCGGTCGACAGGCTCTACACCGACCGGCACATCCGGCTCTGGGTGGTCTATGTCGACAACTTCTCCGGCCAGAGCGCCGAGAACTGGGGTCAGCGCACCTTCCGAACCAGCGAACTGGGCAACTACGACGCGCTGCTGGCAGTGTCCACCGGTGGTCGGGCGTACTCCTTCCTGGTGCCCAACGGGATGCAGGGCGTCACCGCGAGTCAGGTCGACAACCTGCGGCACAACGAGATCGAACCCGCACTGCGGAACGCCCAGTGGGGCGCCGCGGCGATCGCCGCTGCAGAGGGACTCAATCAGACGACCAGCTCGACGAGTCGTTATGTGCTGCTGGCCGCGCTCGGCGCCATCGTGCTCGCGGTGGTCATCCTGCTGTTCGTGATGCGACGACGCGCGCGCCGACGGCGCGCCAAAGCAGTGGCTGCGGCTCGGCGGGTGGATCCCACCGATGCGACCGCACTGGCCGCGGTTCCGCTGGACATCCTCGACGAGCTGTCCCGGAGCAAAGTGGTAGAGGTCGACAATGCGGTGCGCACGAGTTCCAACGAGCTCGCGCTGGCGATCGACGAGTTCGGTGAAGCGCGGACCGCGCCCTTCACCCAGGCCGTGAACAAGGCGAAAGCCGCCCTGGCACAGGCTTTCACGGTGCGCCAGCAACTCGACGACACCACCCCCGAGACGCCGGCACAACGGCGCGAGTTGCTTACCCGGGTGATCGTCTCGGCTGCCAATGCCGACCGCGAACTGGAGTCGGAGACCGAGGCGTTCGAGCAGTTGCGCGATCTGGTGATCAACGCCCCGTCCCGCCTCGACGCGCTGACCCAGCAGTACGTCGAGCTGACCGCCCGGGTTGATCCGGGCGAACAACGCCTGGCCGAACTGCACCGTGAATTCGGTGCCGCCGCGTTGACCCCGGTGTCGGGCAATGTGGCCACCGCCAAGGAGCGCCTGGAGTTCGCCGACCGCAATATCGGCGTGGCGCGTGAGCTGGCCGCCCACGCCGTCAGCGGGCAGCAGAGTCGTCTGGTAGATGCCGTGCGGGCCGCCGAATCAGCTCTCGGACAGGCCCGATCATTACTCGATGCGGTCGACAGCGCGGCCGGCGACATCCGGCAGGCGGTGGCGAATCTGCCGTCGGTGCTGGCCGACATTCAAACGGCCATCAAGCGCGCCAACGAGCAGTTGCAGAACCCCCAGGGCAACAAGTCCGCGCACACCGGCGATCTCATCGCCGCGCGCGACGCGGCCGCCCGGGCACTGGACAGCTCCGGCGGCGATCGCGGCACCGCCGACCCACTGGGTGCCTTCGCGCGGCTGTCCAAGGCCGACGCGGAGCTCAATCAGATGCTGACCCTGGTGGCTCAGGAGCAGGCGAATGCCGAACGTCTCCGGCGGTCGTTCGAGCAGGCGCTCTTCACCGCCGAATCACGGGTTCATGCGGTATCCGAGTACATCGACACCCGGCGCGGCAGCATCGGACCCGAAGCCCGGACCCGGCTGGCCGAGGCCAAAAGACAATTGGAGGCCGCGCACGCCCGGAAGTCGTCCAACCTCCCTGAAGCCATCGCGTATGCCAACGGGGCTTCGACGCTGGCTGCACAGGCCCAGTCGCTGGCCAACGCCGATGTCCAGGCGGCGCAGCGCGCCTATGCGCGTCGCGGCGACGGCGACACCGGCGCCATGCTGGGCGGCATCATCATCGGGGATCTGCTCAGCGGGGGCCTGCGAGGTGGTTTCGGCGGCTGGAGCCCGACGTCGTTCGGCGGGTCCTCGAGCACGTCGGGCGGGTCATCCGGCGGTGGCTTCATGGGTGGCGGCGGTCGGTTCTGA
- the recO gene encoding DNA repair protein RecO: MRLYRDRAVVLRQHKLGEADRIVTLLTRDHGLVRAVAKGVRRTRSKFGARLEPFAHIDAQLHPGRNLDIVTQVVSIDAFATDIVNDYGRYTCGCAMLETAERLAGEERAPAPVLHRLTVSALRAVADGRRPRELLLDAYLLRAMGTAGWAPALTECARCATPGPHRAFHIAAGGSVCAHCRPAGATTPPLGVLDLMSALHDGDWEAAEQSPPSHRSYVSGLVAAHLQWHLERQLKTLPLVERVYQVDRTVAERRAGLIGQDAECG, from the coding sequence ATGCGGCTGTATCGAGACCGGGCTGTTGTGCTGCGTCAGCACAAGCTCGGAGAAGCCGACCGGATCGTCACCCTGCTGACCCGTGATCATGGGCTGGTCCGTGCGGTGGCCAAGGGGGTGCGGCGCACCCGCAGCAAATTCGGCGCGCGGTTGGAGCCGTTCGCGCACATCGACGCGCAGCTGCACCCGGGCCGCAACCTCGACATCGTCACCCAGGTCGTCTCGATCGATGCGTTCGCCACCGACATCGTCAACGACTACGGCCGCTACACCTGTGGCTGCGCGATGCTGGAAACCGCCGAACGTCTGGCCGGCGAGGAGCGGGCGCCCGCGCCGGTGCTGCACCGGCTCACGGTAAGCGCTCTGCGGGCGGTCGCGGACGGGCGCCGCCCCCGCGAGTTGCTGCTGGACGCCTACCTCCTGCGCGCCATGGGCACCGCCGGATGGGCGCCGGCCCTGACCGAGTGCGCCCGCTGCGCGACCCCCGGTCCGCATCGCGCGTTCCACATCGCCGCCGGGGGCAGCGTCTGCGCGCACTGCCGTCCGGCCGGAGCCACCACCCCGCCGTTGGGCGTGCTGGATCTGATGTCGGCGTTGCACGACGGCGACTGGGAGGCTGCCGAGCAGTCCCCGCCGTCGCATCGCAGCTATGTCAGCGGACTGGTGGCCGCTCACCTGCAATGGCATCTGGAGCGGCAACTCAAAACGTTGCCGTTGGTGGAGCGGGTGTACCAGGTTGATCGCACGGTCGCCGAACGCCGGGCCGGGCTGATCGGGCAGGATGCCGAGTGTGGCTAA
- a CDS encoding WXG100 family type VII secretion target, protein MTINYQFGDVDAHGALIRAQAANLEAEHQSIVRDVLAAGDFWGGAGSVACQEFIAQLGRNFQVIYEQANAHGQKVQSAGSNMAQTDSAVGSSWA, encoded by the coding sequence ATGACCATTAACTACCAGTTCGGTGACGTCGACGCGCACGGCGCGTTGATCCGCGCACAGGCCGCCAACTTGGAGGCCGAGCACCAGTCCATCGTTCGCGATGTGCTGGCTGCCGGTGACTTCTGGGGCGGCGCCGGTTCGGTGGCTTGCCAGGAGTTCATCGCCCAGTTGGGCCGCAACTTCCAGGTGATCTACGAGCAGGCCAACGCCCACGGCCAGAAGGTCCAGAGCGCCGGCAGCAACATGGCGCAGACCGACAGCGCCGTCGGGTCCAGCTGGGCCTGA
- a CDS encoding Fur family transcriptional regulator, whose translation MTSSEGTTVRSTRQRAAISTLLETLDEFRSAQELHDELRRRGENIGLTTVYRTLQSMAAAGMVDTLRTDTGESVYRRCSEHHHHHLVCRNCGSTIEVGDHEVESWAAEVAAKYGYSEVSHTIEIFGTCSDCRRNG comes from the coding sequence GTGACGTCCAGCGAAGGAACCACCGTCCGTTCCACGCGTCAGCGCGCGGCCATTTCCACGCTGCTGGAAACGCTCGACGAGTTCCGCTCGGCCCAGGAACTGCATGACGAGCTGCGGCGTCGCGGCGAGAACATCGGCCTGACCACTGTGTATCGCACGCTGCAGTCGATGGCCGCGGCCGGCATGGTCGACACCCTGCGCACCGACACCGGAGAATCCGTCTACCGCAGGTGCTCGGAGCACCACCATCACCATCTGGTGTGCCGCAACTGTGGCTCGACCATCGAGGTCGGCGACCATGAGGTCGAGTCCTGGGCGGCCGAGGTGGCGGCCAAGTACGGATATTCGGAAGTCAGCCACACCATCGAGATCTTCGGCACGTGCTCGGATTGCAGGCGCAACGGTTGA
- a CDS encoding PPE family protein, with translation MIWDFAWLPPEINSMRIFAGAGPGSLHSAASAWEGLAADLAASASSFNSVILGLTSGPWAGPASASMAAAALPYVDWMTAAAGQADAAAGLARTAASAFEGALTATVHPALVEANRTSLTTLINTNFLGLNTPAIFANEFDYVEMWAQDVAAMLGYHGGATAVAESLTPFAIPPFDLAGLASNVSAQVAGVATTASAAVSPVVEGAVAAGAGLATGAQALAAGLPIQTLSSVAQLGAMPASMLIGPLMQAGQSATSTAGLAGATAAADLADVPKFVGDIAPAAKGLGGAALGAGMAGDLGKAHLVGAMSVPPTWQGSVPKGMGSSAMAGLGAMPNPAAMAQAAGGGGMPMMPMPMGMGGGGGGMPGGMMGRGGASPHVVQNRPSVIPRTGVG, from the coding sequence ATGATTTGGGACTTTGCGTGGTTGCCGCCGGAGATCAACTCAATGCGGATCTTCGCTGGTGCGGGGCCGGGTTCGCTGCATTCGGCGGCGTCGGCCTGGGAGGGCTTGGCGGCGGATCTCGCCGCGTCGGCGTCTTCGTTCAATTCGGTGATCCTGGGTCTGACCAGTGGGCCGTGGGCGGGACCGGCGTCGGCGTCGATGGCGGCCGCGGCACTGCCGTATGTGGACTGGATGACGGCGGCGGCCGGCCAGGCGGACGCGGCGGCGGGTCTGGCGCGGACGGCGGCGTCTGCGTTCGAGGGTGCGTTGACGGCGACGGTGCACCCCGCGCTCGTGGAGGCCAACCGCACATCGCTGACGACGCTGATCAACACGAACTTCCTCGGGCTGAACACGCCGGCCATTTTCGCCAACGAGTTCGACTACGTGGAGATGTGGGCTCAGGACGTGGCCGCGATGCTCGGCTACCACGGGGGTGCGACCGCGGTGGCCGAGAGCCTGACCCCGTTCGCTATTCCGCCGTTTGACCTGGCCGGCCTGGCGTCCAACGTCAGTGCGCAGGTCGCCGGAGTGGCTACCACCGCGTCGGCCGCAGTCAGCCCCGTGGTGGAGGGCGCCGTGGCCGCAGGTGCCGGTTTGGCAACGGGAGCGCAGGCACTCGCGGCGGGATTGCCGATCCAGACGTTGTCCTCGGTCGCACAGCTCGGTGCCATGCCCGCCAGCATGTTGATCGGACCGCTGATGCAAGCGGGACAGTCAGCCACCAGCACGGCCGGTCTTGCCGGCGCAACGGCGGCCGCCGATCTCGCGGACGTTCCGAAGTTCGTCGGCGACATCGCACCGGCCGCAAAGGGCCTGGGCGGTGCCGCGCTCGGCGCCGGAATGGCGGGCGACTTGGGCAAGGCGCACCTGGTAGGCGCGATGTCCGTGCCGCCCACCTGGCAGGGTTCGGTCCCCAAGGGAATGGGCAGCTCGGCGATGGCCGGGTTGGGTGCGATGCCGAATCCGGCAGCTATGGCACAGGCCGCCGGCGGCGGTGGCATGCCGATGATGCCCATGCCGATGGGTATGGGCGGCGGCGGAGGAGGTATGCCCGGCGGCATGATGGGCCGCGGCGGTGCCAGCCCGCACGTGGTGCAGAACCGGCCCAGTGTGATCCCACGGACGGGCGTCGGATAA